One part of the Rutidosis leptorrhynchoides isolate AG116_Rl617_1_P2 chromosome 1, CSIRO_AGI_Rlap_v1, whole genome shotgun sequence genome encodes these proteins:
- the LOC139877022 gene encoding zeatin O-glucosyltransferase-like produces the protein MAQDQEVCVVMVPFLAQGHLNQLLHLSRLISAYKLPVHFLGGTTHIRQAKHRVHGWDPLVVSNIHFHDFPIPTFANSSPNPDHSTTRFPNQLVPSFKSAMHLREPFLKLISDLATTTKRIVIIHDYLMSSVVQDYSNFPNSEVYLFQPCSAFTTFWFHWEETKTLELDDENESLRAKLPSTEGCYSDEFLELMHSANASYKKLNNSGTLYDTSKVFEEKYLELLKNEKLKTGASKNWAVGPFNPVTITDRKNASTESIKLLNWLDEQQPNSVIYVSFGTTVSLTVEEAKEIATGLEESGVKFIWVVREADKVDIFDGESNRKVELPEGYEERVEKSGVGVVVRGWAPQLDILGHPSTGGFMSHCGWNSCTEGISMGVPIAAWPMHSDQPRNALLITNVLGTAIYAREWEQRDKKVDASMVSDVVRRLMVSEEGCAMRKKAEELGVAVRRSVEEGGIMHKELEDFVAQITRG, from the coding sequence ATGGCTCAAGACCAAGAAGTATGCGTTGTAATGGTCCCCTTTTTAGCACAAGGCCATCTCAACCAACTCCTCCACCTCTCCCGCCTTATCTCCGCCTACAAACTCCCCGTCCACTTCCTCGGCGGCACCACCCACATCCGCCAAGCCAAGCATCGCGTCCATGGATGGGACCCACTTGTTGTCTCCAACATTCATTTCCATGACTTTCCAATCCCAACATTCGCTAACTCTTCACCAAACCCTGATCATTCCACCACTCGTTTCCCTAACCAGCTCGTGCCATCGTTTAAATCCGCTATGCACCTTCGCGAACCATTCTTGAAACTTATATCCGATCTAGCAACTACCACGAAACGAATCGTTATCATTCATGATTACTTGATGAGCTCTGTAGTTCAAGACTATTCTAATTTCCCTAACTCTGAGGTTTACTTGTTTCAACCCTGTTCTGCTTTTACCACCTTTTGGTTCCATTGGGAGGAAACAAAAACATTGGAGCTAGACGATGAAAACGAATCATTGAGGGCAAAACTCCCTTCAACAGAAGGGTGTTACTCTGATGAGTTTTTGGAGCTGATGCATTCTGCAAATGCATCATATAAGAAGCTTAACAATTCAGGAACACTTTACGATACGAGCAAAGTGTTTGAAGAAAAGTACTTAGAATTACTTAAGAATGAAAAACTTAAGACGGGTGCATCCAAGAATTGGGCTGTTGGTCCATTTAATCCGGTTACCATAACTGACCGTAAGAATGCCAGTACTGAATCGATCAAGTTACTGAATTGGCTTGATGAACAACAACCAAATTCGGTGATTTATGTCTCGTTTGGTACCACGGTGTCATTAACAGTCGAAGAAGCGAAAGAGATTGCAACTGGGTTGGAAGAAAGCGGTGTGAAGTTCATATGGGTAGTGAGGGAAGCCGATAAAGTTGACATCTTTGACGGAGAAAGTAATCGGAAAGTTGAGTTGCCGGAAGGGTATGAAGAGAGGGTTGAAAAGAGTGGGGTAGGGGTGGTGGTAAGGGGATGGGCCCCACAACTTGACATATTGGGCCACCCATCAACGGGCGGGTTTATGAGTCATTGTGGGTGGAATTCGTGCACCGAGGGAATCAGTATGGGGGTTCCAATAGCTGCGTGGCCAATGCATTCTGATCAACCGAGGAACGCTTTGCTGATAACCAACGTGCTAGGAACAGCTATATACGCAAGAGAATGGGAGCAACGAGACAAGAAGGTGGATGCTTCGATGGTTTCAGACGTTGTTAGACGGTTGATGGTGTCAGAAGAAGGGTGTGCAATGCGAAAGAAGGCTGAGGAGCTCGGTGTCGCAGTAAGGAGGTCTGTTGAGGAAGGAGGCATAATGCATAAAGAATTGGAAGACTTTGTTGCCCAAATCACCAGAGGTTAA